One stretch of Cryptosporangium minutisporangium DNA includes these proteins:
- a CDS encoding AAA domain-containing protein, translating into MTTTFDAAAAANQVTAEILDDLLSGAHRGVVVDSPPGAGKSTLVVRAAVELAITGQPLMIVAQTNEQVDDLIVRLSGELATRRPDARIGRLSRAGFLPSPRLAQLLNVTVGSALGDLGDPLVTIATAAKWAHVKDRVWPWAIVDEAYQMRSDALLTLAARFERALFVGDPGQLDPFSTVENDRWRGLSWDPMQSAVSVLLRNNPDVPVHRLPVSWRLPRTAQDVVASAFYPFTGFRTGTGPGERELAFSTPRFGRNALDGVLATAAETGWGLLELPARHTLRTDAEAVQAVADVTRRLLERGATARNGDTVAPVGPDRIAVGAAHRDQVAAIRTALGALPVVVDTANRLQGREYDVTVFLHPLSGRRDATAFHLEAGRLCVLASRHRQACLVVARAGISDLLDAHPSSAPVHLGEPVKFPDGWAANQTMMAHLESHRVQY; encoded by the coding sequence GTGACGACGACGTTCGACGCCGCGGCGGCGGCCAACCAGGTGACCGCGGAGATCCTCGACGACCTGCTCTCCGGCGCACATCGTGGGGTGGTCGTCGACTCACCACCCGGGGCCGGGAAGTCGACGCTGGTGGTGCGCGCGGCGGTCGAGCTCGCGATCACCGGGCAGCCGCTGATGATCGTCGCGCAGACCAACGAGCAGGTGGACGACCTGATCGTCCGGCTCTCCGGCGAGCTCGCGACCCGGCGGCCGGACGCCCGCATCGGCCGGCTGTCCCGGGCCGGGTTCCTGCCCTCGCCGCGGCTGGCGCAGCTGCTGAACGTGACCGTCGGCAGCGCGCTCGGCGACCTCGGTGACCCGCTGGTGACGATCGCGACCGCGGCGAAGTGGGCGCACGTGAAAGACCGGGTGTGGCCGTGGGCGATCGTCGACGAGGCCTACCAGATGCGCTCGGACGCGCTGCTCACGCTCGCGGCCCGGTTCGAGCGCGCGCTCTTCGTCGGCGACCCCGGGCAGCTCGACCCGTTCTCCACCGTGGAGAACGACCGCTGGCGTGGCCTGAGCTGGGACCCGATGCAGAGCGCCGTGTCGGTGCTGCTCCGCAACAACCCGGACGTCCCGGTCCACCGGCTCCCGGTGTCCTGGCGGCTGCCGCGCACCGCCCAGGACGTCGTGGCCTCGGCGTTCTACCCGTTCACCGGGTTCCGCACCGGCACCGGCCCGGGCGAGCGGGAACTCGCGTTCAGCACGCCCCGGTTCGGACGCAACGCGCTGGACGGCGTGCTGGCGACCGCCGCCGAGACCGGCTGGGGGCTGCTCGAGCTGCCGGCCCGGCACACGCTCCGGACGGACGCCGAAGCCGTGCAGGCGGTGGCCGACGTGACCCGGCGGCTCCTGGAGCGCGGCGCCACCGCACGCAACGGCGACACCGTGGCGCCGGTCGGCCCGGACCGGATCGCGGTCGGCGCCGCGCACCGCGATCAGGTCGCGGCGATCCGCACCGCGCTGGGTGCGCTGCCGGTCGTCGTCGACACCGCGAACCGGCTGCAGGGCCGGGAGTACGACGTCACGGTGTTCCTGCACCCGCTCTCCGGGCGCCGGGACGCGACCGCGTTCCACCTGGAGGCGGGGCGGCTCTGCGTGCTGGCGTCCCGGCACCGGCAGGCGTGTCTCGTGGTGGCGCGGGCCGGGATCTCCGACCTGCTCGACGCCCACCCGTCCAGCGCCCCGGTGCACCTCGGGGAGCCGGTGAAGTTCCCCGACGGCTGGGCCGCGAACCAGACGATGATGGCCCACCTGGAGTCCCACCGCGTCCAGTACTAG
- a CDS encoding alpha-N-arabinofuranosidase, translating into MLRATLTIDPSFTVGDVDSRLYGSFVEHMGRCVYTGIYEPDHPSASPDGFRTDVADLARDLGVPLIRYPGGNFVSGYRWEDGIGPVSDRPTRLDLAWRSIETNRVGVDEFQRWAAGIGSETMMAVNLGTRGIEAARDLIEYCNLPGGTYWSDLRRKNGASEPYRIRTWCLGNEMDGPWQIGHKTAYEYGRLAAETAKAMRLVDPSIELVACGSSNSSMPTFGSWEATVLGETYDQVDYVSMHAYYEQRGDDRDSFLACSVDMDRFIDAVVATADHVRAVGRRKKRINISFDEWNVWYLKRFEGEANLPIREAPPLIEDVYSVTDAVVVGNMLISLLKHADRVKIGCQAQLVNVIAPIMTRPGGPAWKQTTYHPFALTSQYGRGTVLRVEPSSPTYETKWLGEVPLLDAVAVHTPDDGVSLFAVNRSQTSPMVLDVDLRGWPGYRVVSHVALADDDPDAVNTAEAPDRVVPRSLPTPAVDSGRTSVELPPLSWNLVRLGGAPQ; encoded by the coding sequence GTGTTACGAGCAACGCTGACCATCGATCCCTCGTTCACCGTGGGCGACGTCGACTCGCGGCTGTACGGCTCGTTCGTCGAGCACATGGGGCGGTGCGTCTACACCGGCATCTACGAGCCGGACCACCCGTCGGCGTCCCCCGACGGGTTCCGGACGGACGTCGCGGACCTGGCGCGGGATCTCGGCGTGCCGCTCATCCGGTACCCGGGCGGGAACTTCGTCTCCGGGTACCGGTGGGAGGACGGGATCGGGCCGGTCTCCGACCGGCCCACCCGGCTCGACCTGGCCTGGCGCTCGATCGAGACCAACCGCGTCGGCGTCGACGAGTTCCAGCGCTGGGCCGCGGGCATCGGCTCCGAGACGATGATGGCGGTCAACCTCGGTACCCGCGGGATCGAGGCCGCCCGCGACCTGATCGAGTACTGCAACCTGCCGGGCGGAACGTACTGGTCGGACCTGCGGCGCAAGAACGGCGCGTCCGAGCCGTACCGGATCCGGACCTGGTGTCTCGGCAACGAGATGGACGGGCCGTGGCAGATCGGGCACAAGACGGCGTACGAGTACGGGCGCCTCGCCGCGGAGACCGCGAAGGCGATGCGGCTGGTCGATCCGTCGATCGAGCTGGTCGCGTGCGGTAGCTCGAACTCGTCGATGCCGACGTTCGGCTCGTGGGAGGCCACGGTGCTCGGCGAGACGTACGACCAGGTCGACTACGTCTCCATGCACGCCTACTACGAGCAGCGCGGCGACGACCGGGACAGCTTCCTCGCGTGCAGCGTCGACATGGACCGGTTCATCGACGCGGTGGTCGCCACCGCCGACCACGTGCGGGCGGTGGGGCGCCGCAAGAAGCGGATCAACATCTCGTTCGACGAGTGGAACGTCTGGTACCTCAAGCGGTTCGAGGGCGAGGCGAACCTGCCGATCCGGGAGGCGCCGCCGCTGATCGAGGACGTCTACTCGGTGACCGACGCGGTCGTCGTAGGGAACATGCTGATCAGCCTGCTCAAGCACGCCGACCGGGTGAAGATCGGGTGCCAGGCGCAGCTGGTGAACGTGATCGCGCCGATCATGACCCGGCCGGGCGGCCCGGCGTGGAAGCAGACGACGTACCACCCGTTCGCGCTGACGTCGCAGTACGGGCGGGGCACCGTGCTGCGGGTCGAGCCGTCGTCGCCGACGTACGAGACGAAGTGGCTGGGGGAGGTGCCGCTGCTGGACGCGGTCGCGGTGCACACCCCCGACGACGGGGTGTCGCTGTTCGCGGTGAACCGGTCGCAGACGTCGCCGATGGTGCTCGACGTGGATCTGCGGGGATGGCCGGGGTACCGGGTGGTGTCGCACGTCGCGCTAGCGGACGACGATCCCGACGCGGTGAACACGGCGGAAGCCCCGGACCGGGTGGTGCCACGGTCGCTGCCGACGCCCGCCGTCGACAGCGGGCGCACGTCCGTCGAGTTACCACCGCTCTCCTGGAACCTCGTCCGCCTTGGGGGCGCGCCACAATAA
- a CDS encoding carbohydrate ABC transporter permease, whose amino-acid sequence MASETVGATGTLTRPRAARSAVTVEAVDRRMMLFNRICIGVLIAFAALWLVPILWAVDTALKPNAETVNTTWWIENPTLAAFGRALRDTDMLSWYASTFIASALTAALTVVTASLAAFALSRLRFRFRTLVFWFILAGIMIPSQVLMVPQFREFQSVSLLNTFWAVALPQAPTAIAVFIFKQFFDGLPADLEEAARVDGAGFFRIYRQIVLPLSRPAVAAVTIFSFVMAWNNLLWPLLVLTNPDLMTIPVGLATVQGAFGIRYADTMAMAVLGAIPLVALFLLFQRNIVEGIAGTGIKG is encoded by the coding sequence ATGGCCAGCGAGACGGTGGGGGCCACCGGAACCCTGACCAGGCCGCGGGCGGCCCGATCGGCGGTCACCGTCGAGGCCGTCGACCGTCGGATGATGCTGTTCAACCGGATCTGCATCGGCGTGCTGATCGCGTTCGCGGCGCTGTGGCTGGTGCCGATCCTGTGGGCGGTGGACACCGCACTGAAGCCGAACGCCGAGACCGTCAACACCACCTGGTGGATCGAGAACCCGACGCTCGCCGCGTTCGGCCGCGCCCTCCGGGACACCGACATGCTGAGCTGGTACGCCTCGACGTTCATCGCGTCGGCGCTGACCGCCGCGCTGACCGTTGTGACCGCGAGCCTCGCGGCGTTCGCTCTCTCCCGGCTGCGGTTCCGGTTCCGGACGCTGGTGTTCTGGTTCATCCTGGCCGGGATCATGATCCCGTCGCAGGTCCTGATGGTGCCGCAGTTCCGTGAGTTCCAGTCGGTCAGCCTGCTCAACACGTTCTGGGCGGTGGCACTGCCCCAGGCGCCGACCGCGATCGCCGTGTTCATCTTCAAGCAGTTCTTCGACGGGCTCCCGGCCGACCTGGAGGAGGCGGCCCGCGTCGACGGCGCCGGGTTCTTCCGGATCTACCGGCAGATCGTGCTGCCGCTGTCCCGGCCGGCGGTCGCCGCGGTCACGATCTTCTCGTTCGTGATGGCCTGGAACAACCTGCTCTGGCCCCTGCTCGTGCTGACCAACCCGGATCTGATGACGATTCCGGTGGGGTTGGCGACCGTGCAGGGCGCGTTCGGTATCCGCTACGCCGACACGATGGCGATGGCGGTCTTGGGGGCGATCCCGCTGGTCGCACTGTTCCTGCTGTTCCAGCGGAACATCGTCGAGGGCATCGCCGGCACCGGAATCAAGGGGTGA
- a CDS encoding sugar ABC transporter permease translates to MTTPAVRQGRPAAGQGRSAAAFLAPFLVLYVLFIVGPALYGLLMSFFNTSMVKSGLSTFAGLENYAEALTNSDFWSSLWHTVWFTILTTPPLVVLALVLALLANRVSRGRWFYRLAFFMPYVLPSAVVALIWMWILAPGIGLLDTSLSKIGVTAPNWLGSENWAMPALALTTVWWTLGFNFVLYLAGLQEIPRDLYEAAVLDGASPWQQIRHITIPLLGRTTTLVAVLQVIASLKVFDQMFIMTAGGPNFSTRSVLQYVYDESFTNYRVGYASAVSMLFFVVVLAVSVVWFRLVRSQQKEV, encoded by the coding sequence ATGACCACGCCCGCGGTGCGGCAGGGGCGTCCTGCCGCCGGGCAGGGGCGCTCCGCCGCTGCCTTCCTCGCTCCATTCCTCGTCCTGTACGTCCTGTTCATCGTCGGGCCTGCGCTCTACGGCCTGCTGATGAGCTTCTTCAACACCAGCATGGTGAAGTCCGGCCTGTCGACCTTCGCCGGTCTGGAGAACTACGCGGAAGCACTGACCAACTCGGACTTCTGGTCGTCGCTGTGGCACACGGTCTGGTTCACGATCCTCACGACGCCGCCGCTCGTCGTCCTGGCCCTCGTGCTGGCCCTACTGGCCAACCGCGTCAGCCGCGGCCGGTGGTTCTACCGGCTGGCGTTCTTCATGCCCTACGTCCTGCCGTCCGCGGTCGTCGCGCTGATCTGGATGTGGATCCTCGCGCCGGGCATCGGGCTGCTCGACACGTCGCTCTCGAAGATCGGCGTCACGGCCCCGAACTGGCTCGGTAGCGAGAACTGGGCGATGCCCGCGCTGGCGCTCACCACGGTCTGGTGGACGCTCGGCTTCAACTTCGTGCTCTACCTGGCCGGCCTGCAGGAGATCCCCCGGGACCTGTACGAGGCGGCCGTGCTGGACGGCGCATCCCCGTGGCAGCAGATCCGCCACATCACGATCCCGCTGCTGGGGCGCACCACGACGCTGGTGGCGGTGCTGCAGGTCATCGCGTCGCTCAAGGTGTTCGACCAGATGTTCATCATGACCGCCGGCGGACCGAACTTCTCCACCCGATCGGTCCTGCAATACGTCTACGACGAGAGCTTCACGAACTACCGGGTCGGCTACGCGTCCGCCGTCTCGATGTTGTTCTTCGTGGTCGTGCTGGCCGTCTCGGTGGTCTGGTTCCGGCTGGTCCGTTCGCAGCAGAAGGAGGTCTGA